From Daucus carota subsp. sativus chromosome 6, DH1 v3.0, whole genome shotgun sequence, the proteins below share one genomic window:
- the LOC108226998 gene encoding heavy metal-associated isoprenylated plant protein 28 — MTTTEMHVHIDCPGCEDKVRKALTNLKGVDSVDIDMEMQKVTVTGWTEQKKILKTVRKTGRRAEIWQLPYNPELRNSNYNLSGGQHMNHGGVAPYVTQQPVASSSYNYYKHGYSISGHGTHSQYNHYSTSHSSAGSIFGHQTGAAFSDENPNACSVM, encoded by the exons ATGACG ACCACAGAAATGCACGTACACATTGATTGCCCCGGATGCGAGGACAAAGTCAGGAAAGCTCTCACAAATCTCAAAG GAGTGGACAGTGTAGATATAGATATGGAAATGCAAAAAGTGACGGTAACAGGTTGGACGGAGCAGAAGAAAATTCTCAAGACGGTGAGGAAAACCGGACGGAGGGCGGAGATATGGCAGTTGCCCTACAACCCGGAGCTCCGAAACAGCAACTACAACCTCAGTGGAGGTCAGCACATGAATCATGGAGGTGTTGCGCCCTATGTAACGCAGCAACCCGTGGCGTCATCCTCGTATAACTACTACAAGCATGGCTATAGCATTAGTGGACATGGGACTCATTCTCAGTATAATCATTATTCCACCTCCCATTCCTCTGCGGGATCCATTTTTGGGCACCAAACTGGAGCTGCTTTTAGCGACGAAAATCCTAATGCATGTTCTGTCATGTGA
- the LOC108228119 gene encoding 14-3-3 protein 9 yields MASRDTFVYSAKLAEQAERYDEMVEAMKNVAKLDVELTVEERNLLSVGYKNVIGSRRASWRILSSIEQKEESRGNHQNVNRIKDYRQKVETELTAICNDIMSVIDEHLIPSCTPGESTVFYYKMKGDYYRYLAEFKSGDDRKDVADLSLKAYEAATASADAELASTHPIRLGLALNFSVFYYEIMNSPERACRLAKQAFDEAISELDNLSEESYKDSTLIMQLLRDNLTLWTSDIPEDGEDGHKDGAGKAVKGEDAE; encoded by the exons ATGGCTTCAAGAGACACTTTCGTTTACAGCGCCAAGCTCGCTGAGCAAGCCGAACGCTATGACG AAATGGTGGAGGCAATGAAGAATGTTGCAAAACTGGATGTTGAGTTGACTGTGGAGGAGAGGAATTTACTCTCAGTTGGTTACAAGAATGTGATTGGTTCTCGTAGGGCTTCTTGGCGTATTTTGTCATCCATTGAGCAAAAAGAGGAATCAAGGGGGAACCATCAGAATGTAAACAGGATCAAGGATTATAGACAAAAGGTTGAGACAGAGTTGACAGCTATCTGTAATGACATTATGAGTGTCATTGATGAACATCTCATTCCTTCTTGCACACCTGGTGAATCTACAGTCTTTTACTATAAGat GAAAGGGGATTATTATAGGTATCTTGCAGAATTTAAGTCTGGTGATGACAGGAAAGATGTTGCTGATCTTTCTCTGAAAGCTTATGAG GCAGCTACAGCTTCAGCTGATGCTGAATTGGCTTCTACACATCCCATTCGGCTGGGCTTGGCTTTAAATTTTTCAGTCTTCTACTATGAGATTATGAATTCTCCTGAAAG GGCTTGTCGCCTAGCAAAGCAGGCATTCGATGAAGCAATCTCTGAGCTTGATAACCTAAGTGAGGAGTCCTACAAAGATAGTACTCTAATTATGCAGCTACTTAGGGACAACCTTACCTTGTGGACTTCTGACATTCCAGAGGACGGAG AGGATGGACACAAAGATGGTGCTGGTAAAGCTGTCAAAGGCGAAGATGCGGAG TGA